The window GGGACCACGTTTTTTGTACAACTTCCAATGAAAAAATCTGAATCGAGTAATCAATGATAAACTCCCTATCTCGAAAAAATATTGAAGCATTAATTTATGCTTTCGAAACGATTTCATCCTCGCTTGATAGTAAGGAAATACTTAATCGAGTTATGGAACAAGCCTGTGGATTGCTGAAAGCAGAAGCGGCTTCGATTTTTTTGCTAGATGATAAACAGAAAACGCTTGATTTAAAAGTCGCTACAAATCTTACCGAGTCCCAAATCACGAAAATAAAAGTGCCGATTGGTAGCGGATTAGTCGGTTTTGTCGCTCAGACCGGTGACAGTGTGAATATCCTTGATGCAAAGAATGATCCAAGGTTTTATTCTAAAGTTGATCATGAAACTGGATTCAAAACAAAATCGTGTCTAACTGTTCCTCTAAGAATTGAACAAAAGATTGTAGGAGTTCTCCAAATTCTCAATAAAGTTAGCAATACATCATTCAGTGATGAGGATGAAATCCTTATTAAAGAATTTTCACGCTTAGTGGCGATTACTTTGGATAAAGCATTTTTGCATGCCCAAGTCGTCGAGAAAAAGAAGATGGAATTTGATCTAAAATTGGCCAACACAATTCAGGATAAGCTTCTCCCCTTCGATGAATTGCATACCGAGAGATTTACGTTCAAGGGATTTTACAAACCAGCAAAGTTTGTTGGGGGGGACTATTTCGATTATTACAAATATTCGGATGATGAAGTATTTTTTACTATCGGAGATGTCTCGGGTAAAGGGAGTCAAGCTTCTTTAATTATGGCGATCGCGAAAGCATATCTAAGCGCATCATTAGCGGCCAACACTCCATTTTTAAAAATGATAAACAACTTCAATAGTTTTTTAGCGCTGAATACTCCACCAGATAAGTTCATTACAATTTTTCTTGGATTAATTAATATCAAAACAGGCGAAGTGAAATTTTTAAATGCTGGACACGAACCACCAATTATTATTAGAAAAAACAATCAATTGGAAGAAATTAAATCCTCAGGTCTGATGATGGGAATAGTTGAGAATTGGAATTATAAAATAGAAAGTTTCTTTCTTGAAGAAGGGGATTCACTCTTTATCTATACCGATGGAGTAACCGAAGCATGTGATATTGAGTCAAAACAGTTTGGGTTAGATCGATTAAAAGAAGTGTTGAACTCAGAAACTGTAGAACCTGAAAAAATATTTACCCGGCTTCCAG of the Ignavibacteria bacterium genome contains:
- a CDS encoding GAF domain-containing protein, with product MINSLSRKNIEALIYAFETISSSLDSKEILNRVMEQACGLLKAEAASIFLLDDKQKTLDLKVATNLTESQITKIKVPIGSGLVGFVAQTGDSVNILDAKNDPRFYSKVDHETGFKTKSCLTVPLRIEQKIVGVLQILNKVSNTSFSDEDEILIKEFSRLVAITLDKAFLHAQVVEKKKMEFDLKLANTIQDKLLPFDELHTERFTFKGFYKPAKFVGGDYFDYYKYSDDEVFFTIGDVSGKGSQASLIMAIAKAYLSASLAANTPFLKMINNFNSFLALNTPPDKFITIFLGLINIKTGEVKFLNAGHEPPIIIRKNNQLEEIKSSGLMMGIVENWNYKIESFFLEEGDSLFIYTDGVTEACDIESKQFGLDRLKEVLNSETVEPEKIFTRLPEKLSAFTNEAEQSDDITFLLVCQNSKFE